Proteins from a genomic interval of Liolophura sinensis isolate JHLJ2023 chromosome 3, CUHK_Ljap_v2, whole genome shotgun sequence:
- the LOC135463460 gene encoding uncharacterized protein LOC135463460, with the protein MLHLIKHASLQEGALFQPSTIQADFEKAFHNAVEISLPATEVKGCFFHFTQCIWRNCQKHGLQTAYKNDPDIQKMVRRAAMLPLVAPEDIDDVWLNTLAEAPATDNCVNFLDYVTENWVEGVWGRDVWNHHHTTAARTNNNVEGWHHRMNSVAGKSHPNLFEFIRIIQREQTLTDLKISQLQAGGRFPPKRRKYRTQDEKLQRLKEQLQGEQLTLVEFADKASFLLHL; encoded by the coding sequence ATGCTTCATCTGATCAAACACGCTTCTCTTCAGGAAGGTGCTCTCTTCCAACCCTCTACAATTCAGGCAGATTTTGAAAAGGCTTTTCATAATGCTGTTGAAATATCCCTCCCAGCGACAGAAGTAAAAGGATGTTTTTTCCACTTCACGCAATGCATTTGGCGCAATTGCCAAAAACATGGTCTGCAGACAGCTTACAAAAATGACCCCGACATCCAGAAAATGGTTCGACGTGCTGCAATGTTACCTCTTGTGGCCCCGGAGGACATCGACGACGTTTGGCTGAACACTTTGGCCGAAGCACCTGCTACCGATAATTGTGTGAATTTTTTGGATTATGTGACGGAAAACTGGGTCGAAGGTGTATGGGGCAGGGACGTGTGGAACCACCATCATACAACGGCTGCCCGAACGAACAACAACGTTGAAGGGTGGCATCATAGGATGAATTCAGTCGCTGGTAAATCACATCCAAACCTTTTTGAATTCATCCGCATCATCCAGAGAGAACAGACGTTAACAGATTTGAAAATCTCTCAGCTACAAGCTGGTGGACGTTTCCCTCCAAAGAGGAGGAAATATCGGACTCAGGACGAGAAGTTACAAAGATTGAAAGAACAGTTGCAGGGAGAACAACTGACATTGGTGGAATTTGCCGACAAAGCATCGTTCTTGCTACACTTGTAA